A window of the Ostrea edulis chromosome 1, xbOstEdul1.1, whole genome shotgun sequence genome harbors these coding sequences:
- the LOC125672394 gene encoding uncharacterized protein LOC125672394 → MELTFYTLFQLILFIDCGLCVTANNVKNSKSISVAVDEKSPDITILNDFLVIKRRPTKEQQNQIVTFRPTPKPTNAPTTTTLTPTPAPQKPRSVKRTFKIRTTITKVFHPTPPPQRRIKVFVRNWYDFIKNFRWSDFRKRRRNNRCPRC, encoded by the exons ATGGAACTAACTTTCTACACATTATTTCAGCTGATTTTATTCATAGACTGTGGATTATGTGTAACAGCGAATAACGTGAAAAATTCTAAATCCATATCCGTTGCTGTTG ATGAAAAATCCCCGGACATCACGATTTTAAATGACTTTCTGGTGATAAAAAGGAGACCGACAAAGGAACAACAGAACCAAATTGTGACCTTCCGCCCAACTCCTAAACCCACGAATGCCCCAACGACGACAACACTCACTCCTACACCAGCGCCACAGAAACCAAGATCTGTGAAACGAACCTTCAAAATCAGGACGACAATCACAAAAGTGTTCCACCCAACACCGCCCCCTCAGCGTAGAATCAAAGTATTTGTAAGAAACTGGTATGACTTCATTAAGAATTTCCGCTGGTCAGATTTTAGAAAACGACGAAGAAACAACCGATGCCCAAGGtgttaa